The Winogradskyella schleiferi genome has a window encoding:
- a CDS encoding ParB/RepB/Spo0J family partition protein, whose amino-acid sequence MTTKVSTTKKRSRAKSTAKKEVNGKKTSVLQIQNLPLGKIKPDPEQPRKTFNEDALKQLSESIEKHGVLQPITVRQLNGHYIIVMGERRYRASKLAGKKTVPCIVRTYENNDVLEVQIIENLQRQDVEPTEEAEAIAYLSEKYAPTEIAKRLGRTDNFIRQRLKLAGLIDGFKQFVRNGEMTISLGVGVALFEPEEQQMMLETMGEDFNAHQINRMIKDQTYDLEKAAFDVTDKKLVPKAGSCIECPFNAANQGNLFGEGKMVCTKSACFETKKSKAFLNLIEKSKKENILLIPEIRQYWADDENNQLIISQLEKNGLKVYLLDDIEIIENPIQPTIEAIKIEYQHYDYSEDELKAELDEAMDGYDEELEKYNSAKKNGFVNGILFHPETYRNKEVFVKIVEKSKNDSTDYSAPLADRKMADCTPEEQIVKIKEREIRKNQIENNKQFEEVVQMIRETKYIDTKKTLSTDEMVAFSISLFENNVDYMNQQKYFSKFLGNTSKMTKVEMVENFKKNFKKEIFHKLIRYMLTKQVHFGESNHFNNLTNISFYNAMQGYYKSKIAGIEKEYAEKRDKREARLKERITVLEKQIQKLNE is encoded by the coding sequence ATGACAACAAAAGTGAGTACCACAAAGAAGCGCAGTAGAGCGAAATCTACGGCCAAGAAAGAAGTGAACGGAAAGAAAACATCTGTACTTCAAATTCAGAACTTACCATTGGGCAAAATCAAGCCTGACCCAGAACAGCCGAGAAAGACGTTTAACGAAGATGCGTTGAAGCAGCTTTCTGAGAGTATCGAAAAGCACGGTGTGTTGCAACCAATCACGGTAAGGCAACTAAATGGCCATTACATCATCGTGATGGGCGAACGTCGGTATCGTGCGAGCAAGCTTGCAGGAAAAAAGACCGTACCCTGCATCGTGAGAACTTATGAGAACAATGATGTTCTGGAAGTTCAGATTATCGAGAATTTGCAAAGACAGGATGTCGAACCGACCGAAGAAGCTGAGGCGATTGCTTACCTAAGTGAGAAATATGCACCTACTGAAATTGCAAAGCGATTGGGAAGAACGGATAACTTCATCAGACAGCGACTAAAACTGGCTGGATTGATTGACGGTTTCAAGCAATTTGTACGCAATGGCGAAATGACAATCTCATTGGGTGTAGGTGTAGCGCTCTTTGAACCCGAAGAACAGCAGATGATGCTGGAAACGATGGGCGAAGATTTTAATGCACATCAGATAAACAGGATGATTAAAGACCAGACCTATGATTTGGAAAAAGCAGCTTTTGATGTAACCGATAAAAAATTGGTCCCGAAAGCAGGGTCTTGTATAGAATGTCCGTTCAATGCAGCTAATCAAGGCAATCTGTTCGGCGAAGGAAAAATGGTCTGTACAAAATCAGCCTGTTTTGAAACTAAGAAAAGTAAAGCGTTCTTGAACCTGATTGAAAAGTCCAAGAAAGAGAATATCCTTTTAATCCCTGAAATACGACAGTATTGGGCAGATGACGAGAACAATCAGCTCATTATATCGCAATTAGAAAAGAACGGATTGAAAGTCTATCTACTGGACGATATCGAAATAATTGAGAATCCTATTCAGCCAACAATAGAGGCCATTAAAATAGAATATCAACATTACGATTATTCTGAAGATGAATTAAAGGCAGAATTAGATGAAGCAATGGACGGTTACGATGAAGAATTAGAAAAATATAATTCAGCGAAGAAAAATGGATTCGTAAATGGCATTTTATTCCATCCTGAAACTTACAGAAATAAAGAGGTCTTTGTAAAGATTGTTGAAAAATCAAAGAACGATTCTACGGATTATTCCGCACCATTGGCCGACAGAAAAATGGCAGATTGTACGCCTGAAGAACAAATCGTAAAAATCAAAGAAAGGGAAATCCGCAAGAATCAAATAGAGAACAACAAGCAGTTTGAAGAAGTTGTGCAGATGATTCGTGAGACGAAATACATCGATACGAAGAAGACACTTTCAACAGACGAAATGGTGGCATTCTCGATATCGCTCTTTGAGAACAATGTGGACTATATGAACCAACAAAAGTATTTCTCAAAGTTCTTGGGCAACACTTCCAAGATGACCAAAGTTGAAATGGTCGAGAATTTCAAGAAAAATTTCAAAAAGGAAATCTTTCACAAGTTGATACGCTATATGCTCACAAAGCAAGTGCATTTTGGCGAAAGCAATCACTTCAATAATCTGACGAATATTTCATTCTACAACGCAATGCAAGGATATTACAAATCCAAGATTGCCGGCATCGAAAAGGAATATGCCGAAAAGAGAGACAAGCGTGAAGCACGTTTGAAAGAGCGCATCACAGTTCTTGAAAAGCAAATTCAGAAACTCAACGAGTAG
- a CDS encoding DUF932 domain-containing protein has protein sequence MYLQNLQQDEIFVPSEMKSLKSLTQMESRRGLENVIISNGKIVNVVSNSYGHIPNQLFFRKAEEMLTDAQLNFHKRTINKNDRSFITDFIIDDKSQFTVKNDKDLILPMLRFKNSYDGSEKTSGHFGFYREVCSNGLHVSQAEIEFSIKHSKNNTHLIMPRLNNLFDKFLDNEFYTITKKFDKMKEFKIIDTQEFVKAILDRTKLFRYECSDKNSDPSKKSREVIEILNYEALLLNEEPNLWLGYNAFNSVLHNVLKKSFGQQERLDKKLFDEVYAMA, from the coding sequence ATGTATTTACAAAATTTACAACAGGATGAAATCTTTGTTCCATCAGAAATGAAATCCTTAAAAAGTCTGACACAGATGGAATCCCGAAGAGGGCTTGAAAATGTCATTATCTCAAATGGCAAAATCGTCAACGTGGTATCGAACAGCTATGGCCATATTCCGAATCAACTGTTTTTTAGGAAAGCTGAAGAAATGCTGACCGATGCACAACTGAACTTTCATAAGCGAACTATCAACAAAAATGACAGGTCGTTTATTACCGACTTTATCATCGACGACAAAAGCCAGTTTACCGTGAAGAACGATAAAGACTTGATACTGCCGATGCTTCGGTTCAAAAACTCGTATGACGGAAGTGAAAAGACCTCTGGACACTTCGGTTTTTATAGAGAAGTATGCTCAAATGGTCTGCACGTTTCACAAGCAGAAATCGAGTTTTCCATAAAGCATAGTAAGAACAATACGCACTTGATTATGCCAAGGTTGAACAATCTATTCGATAAATTTCTGGACAATGAATTCTACACCATTACCAAGAAGTTCGACAAGATGAAGGAATTTAAAATCATCGACACACAAGAATTTGTGAAAGCCATTCTTGATAGAACAAAACTGTTCCGATATGAATGTAGCGATAAGAACAGCGACCCTTCAAAAAAGTCTCGTGAAGTCATTGAGATATTGAACTACGAAGCCTTGTTGCTCAATGAAGAACCAAATCTTTGGCTGGGCTACAATGCATTTAATTCAGTACTTCATAATGTTTTGAAGAAAAGCTTTGGCCAACAAGAACGGTTGGATAAAAAGCTGTTCGATGAAGTCTATGCTATGGCATAA
- a CDS encoding CusA/CzcA family heavy metal efflux RND transporter → MINKIISFSINNKFIIGLFIVTLVGTGIWSMATINLGSVPDITNNQVQVITVAPNLGTEDIEQFVTYPVELAMANLPDVIELRSVSRFGLSVVTIVFKDEAGTYLPRQLVQEKLTEVAGEIPEGFGTPFMAPITTGLGEIYQYTLKLKEGYEDKYDAMELRTIQDWIVKRQMALVPGVVEVNAFGGYVKQYEVAINPNKLKSFGITMNQVFEALKANNANTGGAYIEKNHQANFIRGEGLARSIEDLENTVVTTQNGSPVLIRDVAEKVGFGNQVRYGAFTQDGHETVGGQILMLKGESPGNVVENVEKRIVEIQKSLPEGVYIDTFLSRSELIGRTTSTVEKNLIEGSLIVIFVLVLLLGSFRGGLITASVIPLSLLFAFILMKQFGVWANLMSLGAIDFGIIVDGAVIIVEGMVFHIHQRMKKSTKVIEQAEMDEIAYESASTMMNSAFFGQLIILIVFTPILFLTGVEGKMFRPMAFTFGFAVLGAIILCLTYVPMISAMFLKPTKNQNSWFAKFENKIDRFSDKIMAGLNRAYLPLLNFALRFRAGVVIGAVALLLIAGFIFSNMGGEFIPKFDEGDIAFQALIKPGSSLTESIEASKKLQNLINEFPEVKTVVSRIGVAEIPTDPMPMDIADSYIILEKDKSKWTSADSKEELIEKIQEKISVVPGVNFVFTQPVELRFNELLTGVREDVAIKLYGEDLGVLADKVQEIAAVIRTVPGAADLNVEATSGLPQMTVVYNRAKMAQYGVTVDKLNDYVSASFAGEQASVIFEGEKRFDVVIRLAKEFRQDINSLKNLYIDLPNGAQVPLKEVADISYKPGPMQISRDNTSRRISVGVNVRGRDVKSMVEEIQQKLETDVKLPPGYFVTYGGSFENLQRASDRLMIVVPIALFLIFILLYFALSSFSQSLMIYMAVPLAAIGGVFALWIRGMPFSISAGVGFIVLFGVAVLNGLVLINKFNELKESGTTDLKKRIYEATHERLRPILLTATAAIMGFIPMAVSTSGGAEVQRPLATVVIGGLITATFLTLVIVPVLYYWLESRKEKKNNGGDASYVKKSATVVVVLLSLGGFLTPNSASAQDGQMSQVLTLQEAIALAKENYPSLKESQAFIEREQAMKGTSFDLGNTQVFTGKEEFGNDLPGVQTTIGVQQGNIDLLSGFSKSKFYKERVKLGETFYAVNEQQLIRNVMQAYDRINYNKAQLRFAEQLDSVYANFRTAAELRYDTGETGKLEFIAASSEYQQIQVLRQQAYDDIEIAKRALKQYLGIDQEIETVGQLYEPMDFLANLDSASAANNPLLQYAMQNAEVSKANIGVEKAQFLPKFNLTYGRQIVDDVSGFNTYQAGISIPLWFFPQKSRVKAAKADALVAENQYLEQKAMTESRVSQLIKSLEKTQKTLNYYQEGALLLAEEQITTAELASKEGEIDYVNYITILNSAIRIKQNHIQFINQYNQQFIELQYQLGNL, encoded by the coding sequence ATGATTAACAAAATCATTTCATTTTCCATTAATAATAAATTTATTATTGGCTTATTTATAGTGACATTGGTTGGTACCGGCATTTGGTCTATGGCCACTATAAACTTGGGTTCTGTACCCGACATAACAAACAATCAAGTACAGGTAATAACCGTGGCCCCAAATTTGGGGACAGAAGATATTGAGCAATTTGTTACCTATCCCGTAGAATTGGCAATGGCCAATCTTCCTGACGTTATCGAACTGCGTTCAGTATCCCGTTTTGGGCTGTCCGTAGTTACAATTGTCTTTAAGGATGAGGCAGGCACTTATCTTCCCCGGCAATTGGTACAAGAGAAATTAACCGAAGTTGCTGGAGAAATCCCCGAAGGCTTCGGCACGCCATTTATGGCACCAATAACTACAGGGCTTGGCGAAATCTACCAATACACCTTAAAATTAAAAGAGGGCTACGAAGATAAATACGATGCTATGGAGCTTCGTACCATTCAGGATTGGATTGTAAAACGTCAAATGGCATTAGTACCTGGAGTCGTCGAGGTAAATGCTTTTGGTGGTTATGTAAAGCAGTATGAAGTTGCCATAAACCCTAATAAGCTGAAAAGTTTCGGTATTACAATGAATCAGGTCTTTGAAGCCCTTAAAGCAAACAATGCCAATACTGGTGGTGCTTATATTGAAAAAAACCACCAAGCAAATTTCATTCGTGGAGAAGGTTTGGCACGAAGTATCGAGGATTTGGAAAACACAGTTGTGACGACTCAAAATGGAAGTCCTGTTTTAATCCGGGATGTCGCCGAAAAAGTAGGCTTTGGTAATCAGGTGCGTTATGGTGCGTTTACCCAAGATGGACACGAAACTGTTGGTGGACAAATTTTAATGCTGAAAGGCGAAAGCCCAGGCAACGTAGTCGAAAATGTGGAGAAGCGCATTGTAGAAATACAAAAATCCCTACCCGAAGGCGTTTACATAGATACATTTTTAAGCCGAAGTGAATTGATAGGAAGAACCACAAGCACCGTTGAAAAAAACCTCATAGAAGGTTCCCTCATTGTGATTTTTGTTTTGGTCTTGCTTTTGGGAAGTTTCCGTGGCGGATTAATTACAGCTTCGGTTATTCCTTTATCATTGCTCTTCGCATTTATTTTGATGAAACAATTCGGTGTATGGGCAAACTTAATGTCATTGGGTGCAATCGACTTTGGAATCATCGTAGATGGTGCAGTAATCATTGTAGAAGGAATGGTGTTTCACATTCATCAACGGATGAAAAAATCAACAAAGGTCATTGAGCAGGCTGAAATGGACGAAATTGCTTATGAATCTGCCAGTACGATGATGAATTCGGCGTTTTTCGGACAACTTATTATCCTTATTGTATTTACACCAATTCTATTTTTGACGGGTGTAGAAGGAAAAATGTTCCGTCCAATGGCATTTACTTTTGGATTTGCCGTTTTAGGAGCAATTATCCTTTGTCTTACTTACGTCCCAATGATTTCTGCAATGTTCCTTAAACCTACTAAAAATCAGAATAGTTGGTTTGCAAAATTTGAAAACAAGATAGATAGGTTCAGTGATAAAATAATGGCGGGCCTAAATCGAGCTTACCTTCCTTTGCTCAATTTCGCACTGCGCTTTCGAGCTGGTGTCGTGATTGGCGCAGTTGCTCTATTACTAATTGCAGGGTTTATTTTCAGCAATATGGGTGGCGAATTCATACCTAAATTTGATGAGGGCGATATTGCGTTTCAGGCTTTGATAAAACCGGGGAGCAGTCTTACCGAATCCATTGAGGCTTCAAAAAAACTTCAAAATTTAATCAATGAATTTCCGGAAGTAAAAACGGTAGTTTCAAGGATTGGTGTTGCTGAAATACCAACAGACCCAATGCCAATGGACATTGCCGATAGTTACATTATTCTTGAAAAAGATAAGAGCAAATGGACTTCTGCAGATAGTAAGGAAGAACTCATAGAAAAAATCCAAGAAAAAATTTCAGTAGTTCCCGGCGTAAATTTCGTGTTTACCCAACCCGTGGAACTTCGTTTTAATGAATTGCTTACAGGTGTCCGTGAGGACGTAGCAATCAAACTGTACGGAGAAGATTTGGGCGTGTTGGCAGACAAGGTACAGGAAATCGCAGCAGTCATCAGAACGGTTCCTGGAGCTGCTGACCTTAATGTGGAGGCTACAAGTGGTTTGCCACAAATGACAGTGGTGTATAACCGCGCAAAAATGGCACAATACGGTGTAACCGTTGACAAGCTGAACGATTATGTGAGTGCGTCATTTGCTGGAGAACAGGCAAGTGTCATTTTTGAGGGCGAAAAACGGTTCGATGTGGTCATTCGTTTGGCAAAGGAATTTAGACAAGACATCAACAGCCTTAAAAATCTTTATATCGATTTACCAAACGGAGCGCAAGTGCCTTTAAAGGAGGTTGCAGATATCAGCTATAAGCCCGGACCAATGCAGATTTCAAGGGACAATACCTCTCGTCGTATTTCGGTGGGGGTCAATGTTCGTGGGCGCGATGTAAAATCGATGGTCGAGGAAATTCAGCAAAAATTGGAAACGGACGTGAAACTGCCACCTGGTTATTTTGTAACCTACGGAGGTTCGTTTGAAAATCTTCAACGTGCTTCAGACCGATTGATGATTGTAGTGCCTATTGCACTTTTCCTAATATTCATATTGCTCTACTTTGCCTTGAGTTCGTTCTCGCAGTCCTTAATGATTTATATGGCAGTGCCTTTGGCAGCCATTGGTGGCGTGTTTGCCCTTTGGATAAGGGGAATGCCTTTTAGTATTTCTGCGGGAGTCGGTTTTATCGTGCTCTTTGGAGTTGCGGTTTTAAACGGTTTGGTACTGATAAACAAATTCAATGAACTAAAAGAAAGTGGAACGACAGACTTAAAAAAACGAATATACGAGGCAACACACGAGCGTTTACGCCCAATTTTACTGACGGCTACCGCAGCCATTATGGGCTTTATACCAATGGCGGTTTCTACCTCTGGTGGTGCGGAAGTACAACGTCCTTTGGCGACAGTAGTAATCGGTGGACTTATAACGGCTACCTTCTTGACACTGGTCATTGTTCCTGTCCTGTATTATTGGCTGGAATCACGAAAAGAAAAGAAAAACAATGGTGGTGACGCAAGTTATGTAAAGAAAAGTGCAACCGTGGTTGTGGTATTATTGAGTTTAGGAGGTTTCTTAACCCCAAATTCCGCAAGTGCGCAGGACGGCCAGATGAGCCAAGTGCTCACTTTGCAAGAAGCCATCGCTCTGGCCAAGGAAAATTATCCTTCCCTTAAAGAGAGCCAAGCCTTTATTGAACGTGAACAGGCGATGAAGGGTACCAGCTTCGATTTGGGAAATACACAGGTATTTACAGGAAAGGAAGAGTTTGGCAATGACCTTCCCGGTGTACAAACTACCATAGGTGTACAGCAAGGAAATATTGATTTACTTTCAGGTTTTTCAAAATCCAAGTTCTATAAGGAACGTGTTAAACTGGGCGAAACGTTCTACGCGGTCAACGAGCAGCAATTGATTCGCAATGTGATGCAGGCTTATGACCGCATCAATTACAACAAGGCGCAATTGCGTTTTGCGGAACAGTTGGACAGTGTTTATGCTAACTTTAGGACCGCTGCAGAATTGCGTTACGATACAGGAGAAACGGGCAAATTGGAATTTATTGCTGCCTCTTCCGAATATCAGCAGATTCAGGTTTTACGACAGCAAGCCTATGATGACATTGAAATTGCAAAAAGGGCATTGAAGCAGTATTTGGGCATTGACCAAGAAATAGAAACGGTTGGTCAGCTCTATGAACCGATGGATTTTTTGGCCAATTTGGATTCGGCTTCCGCAGCCAATAATCCTTTGCTTCAATATGCTATGCAAAATGCGGAAGTAAGCAAAGCCAATATCGGTGTAGAAAAAGCACAGTTCTTACCCAAATTCAACTTGACCTACGGCAGGCAGATTGTGGATGATGTGTCGGGTTTCAACACCTATCAGGCTGGTATTAGCATACCGCTTTGGTTCTTTCCGCAGAAATCAAGGGTAAAGGCCGCTAAAGCAGATGCATTGGTCGCCGAGAATCAATATCTCGAACAAAAGGCAATGACCGAAAGTAGAGTGTCACAGCTCATAAAATCGCTGGAAAAGACCCAAAAAACACTTAACTATTATCAGGAAGGTGCATTGCTTTTGGCCGAGGAACAAATTACTACGGCGGAACTGGCTTCTAAGGAAGGTGAAATTGATTATGTGAACTATATCACGATACTCAACAGCGCCATCAGGATAAAACAAAATCATATACAGTTTATAAATCAATATAACCAGCAGTTCATTGAGTTGCAATACCAACTGGGTAACCTATAA
- a CDS encoding efflux RND transporter periplasmic adaptor subunit, with protein MKNIAIVSVALMTFFMVGCNDKPDSELGHNEENTTTEKMEGEGDAHGEHNEEEEDGHNEEEGEEGVVMLTNDQIETVGLETKLLEKRNLGNNIKVTGRLELFPQDKANISPFMGGNVRSIKVIEGDKVRKGEVLAYLEHPDIISMQQEYQEKNDELVFLKQDFERKKILFDKGVSSGKEFQMAQSKFRSTTSSVNGLRSKLRLLGINASKVEQGEIYSAIPITTPISGYVDEVMVSLGDYVAPQSKMFAVSDNSKIHLDLKVYEKDIPKVKEGQKIIFTVASKPDELLTAEVHSIGKTFEEDPKALHVHADIDNKNGELLPGMYVEGRIAEGQKSGYAVPEEAIVKEGEQSYIFIVDEDEETEENTVKFRRIPVSTGVNDLGFVEINIPSEMAKNIMVVTVGAYTLSSEMVKGELEHGH; from the coding sequence ATGAAAAATATAGCAATAGTAAGTGTAGCATTAATGACCTTCTTTATGGTTGGTTGCAACGACAAGCCCGATTCAGAATTGGGACATAACGAAGAAAACACAACTACCGAAAAAATGGAAGGTGAAGGAGATGCACACGGTGAACATAATGAAGAAGAAGAAGACGGTCATAATGAAGAAGAAGGCGAGGAAGGTGTGGTAATGCTTACCAACGACCAAATCGAAACCGTTGGTCTTGAGACCAAATTGTTGGAAAAACGTAATCTCGGTAACAATATCAAGGTTACAGGAAGACTCGAACTTTTCCCTCAAGACAAGGCCAATATTAGTCCATTTATGGGTGGTAATGTTAGGTCCATCAAGGTTATAGAAGGAGATAAAGTGCGCAAGGGTGAAGTGCTTGCATATCTTGAACATCCGGATATTATAAGTATGCAGCAGGAATATCAGGAAAAAAACGACGAACTCGTATTCCTAAAGCAGGATTTTGAGCGAAAAAAAATATTGTTCGACAAAGGTGTTTCCTCAGGCAAGGAATTCCAGATGGCACAATCAAAATTTCGTTCCACGACCTCAAGTGTAAACGGTTTAAGGTCAAAACTACGTTTATTGGGAATTAACGCATCCAAGGTAGAGCAAGGAGAAATCTACTCTGCAATACCTATAACTACGCCAATATCGGGCTATGTAGACGAGGTAATGGTAAGTCTTGGGGACTATGTGGCACCACAGTCCAAGATGTTCGCCGTGAGCGATAATTCTAAAATTCATTTAGACTTAAAAGTGTACGAAAAGGATATTCCAAAGGTAAAGGAAGGACAGAAAATAATCTTTACGGTAGCTTCTAAACCCGATGAATTGTTGACCGCAGAAGTACATTCCATCGGTAAAACTTTTGAGGAAGACCCTAAGGCCTTGCACGTGCACGCCGATATAGATAATAAAAATGGCGAATTACTTCCCGGTATGTATGTTGAAGGCAGGATTGCGGAAGGACAAAAATCAGGATATGCCGTTCCAGAGGAAGCCATTGTCAAGGAAGGCGAACAATCCTATATTTTCATTGTGGATGAGGATGAGGAAACCGAAGAAAACACGGTGAAATTCAGAAGAATCCCCGTAAGTACAGGTGTCAATGACCTTGGCTTTGTGGAAATCAATATTCCTTCAGAAATGGCAAAAAATATTATGGTTGTCACAGTTGGAGCCTACACCCTTTCTTCGGAAATGGTCAAGGGCGAACTGGAACACGGACATTAA
- a CDS encoding P-II family nitrogen regulator has protein sequence MKEIKAFVKPNRIQRIIEALTDNGFKSMTLSQAEGTGAFKAKGAKPSLDFHVTNSPVVKLELVCQNEEAQSAIDIILKNGKTPDPGDGIIYLSEIEDAFQIKTEESLKQFKI, from the coding sequence ATGAAAGAAATAAAAGCATTTGTAAAACCGAACAGGATACAAAGAATTATAGAAGCCCTGACTGATAACGGATTTAAAAGTATGACCCTGTCACAAGCAGAAGGAACTGGGGCTTTCAAGGCAAAAGGAGCTAAACCTTCACTCGATTTTCACGTAACAAACAGCCCTGTGGTAAAATTGGAACTGGTCTGCCAGAACGAGGAGGCCCAATCGGCAATAGACATCATTCTCAAAAATGGCAAAACCCCAGATCCTGGTGATGGCATCATTTATTTGTCTGAGATTGAAGATGCTTTTCAGATAAAAACAGAGGAATCCTTAAAACAATTCAAAATTTAA
- a CDS encoding cation transporter, translating into METTRKTNLKQARTLQIWNVIYDVIEVVVSLIAGITANSSALVGWALDSTIEVISAATLGWRLHGELKGIDEEKVKRRQKITLNVIAVSFTLICIFISYDSITKLINKETASWSTLGLVILLVSLVVNPILIYFKRKYGKKLESPALMADAKDTFICLYQTVVVLTGLLLVNWLEWWWADPVAALLIVPYAAKEGWEAFNKAKNINYNIT; encoded by the coding sequence ATGGAAACAACAAGAAAAACCAATTTAAAACAGGCCAGAACACTTCAAATCTGGAACGTCATTTATGACGTTATAGAGGTGGTCGTTTCGCTTATTGCTGGAATAACAGCAAATAGTTCCGCACTCGTAGGTTGGGCACTGGATAGCACGATAGAAGTGATAAGTGCTGCAACACTTGGCTGGCGACTACACGGCGAGCTCAAAGGCATCGATGAAGAAAAGGTAAAACGAAGACAAAAAATTACCTTGAACGTGATCGCAGTTTCATTTACGCTCATCTGTATTTTCATTTCCTATGATTCCATTACCAAGCTCATCAATAAGGAAACCGCAAGCTGGAGCACGTTGGGACTGGTCATATTATTGGTCTCGCTCGTTGTCAATCCTATCTTGATATATTTTAAAAGAAAATATGGCAAAAAACTGGAAAGTCCAGCTCTAATGGCTGATGCAAAAGACACCTTTATTTGTCTTTACCAGACAGTGGTCGTATTGACAGGATTGCTATTGGTCAACTGGCTGGAGTGGTGGTGGGCAGATCCTGTAGCGGCCTTGCTCATCGTTCCATACGCTGCAAAAGAAGGTTGGGAAGCATTTAACAAAGCAAAAAATATCAACTACAATATCACATAA
- a CDS encoding Fur family transcriptional regulator has protein sequence MQEVEKFLESKGIRPTAMRLMTYKRLAQLKVAISLGELEKDFERSERSTLYRTMKTFEEKGIVHQIEDGTGIVKYALCEENCECEVGNDLHLHFHCNSCGETVCLTEHKIPTINLPEGYVAEDINLVAKGVCEKCSNDLD, from the coding sequence ATGCAAGAAGTTGAAAAATTTTTAGAAAGCAAAGGGATACGACCTACGGCAATGCGCTTGATGACCTATAAGCGCTTGGCGCAACTAAAAGTGGCCATTAGCCTGGGCGAGCTCGAAAAAGATTTTGAACGCTCAGAACGGAGCACACTTTACCGTACTATGAAAACATTTGAGGAAAAAGGAATCGTGCACCAAATTGAGGATGGCACCGGCATTGTTAAATATGCCCTGTGCGAGGAAAATTGTGAATGTGAGGTCGGCAACGACCTTCACTTACACTTTCATTGCAATAGTTGCGGTGAAACGGTGTGCCTGACCGAGCATAAAATTCCGACAATAAACCTGCCCGAAGGCTATGTGGCAGAAGATATCAACCTTGTGGCAAAGGGAGTCTGTGAGAAGTGCAGCAATGACTTGGATTAA
- a CDS encoding SpoIIAA family protein translates to MMTIYKNECKVYMVAQNRLDATDYENMKSQLKDHIQEHNKVYWYIEMENFEGWSSSAYWKGIELKLPKEERLKRVALVGNLEWQEQFTEVLIPFTRAHIKFFGPDEKKLAKEWIEKEIN, encoded by the coding sequence ATGATGACGATTTATAAAAATGAATGTAAGGTATATATGGTAGCTCAAAATAGATTAGATGCTACAGATTATGAAAATATGAAATCACAATTAAAAGACCATATACAAGAACATAATAAAGTGTACTGGTATATCGAGATGGAAAATTTTGAGGGTTGGTCCTCAAGTGCATATTGGAAAGGTATTGAACTCAAACTTCCAAAGGAGGAAAGATTAAAACGAGTCGCATTGGTAGGAAACTTAGAATGGCAAGAACAATTTACGGAAGTTTTGATACCATTTACAAGGGCACATATTAAATTCTTTGGTCCAGATGAAAAAAAATTGGCCAAAGAATGGATAGAGAAAGAAATTAATTAA